A genome region from Cyanobacteriota bacterium includes the following:
- a CDS encoding class I SAM-dependent methyltransferase, with translation MLNQALNSRSQKDQALFDNISEQYFKKDLNKASRIARKHRLIQTLGKNSTTLRVLELGCGAGFGAEYLQGHYSHYTGVDYSTQFINLAKQRSQDPQVTWICSDFLELGTDSQYDLIFMIGVLHHVEDIDAALRKCFKLLAPGGILVVNEPQPNNFLIHNMRKLRKKLDSHYSSDQEELESQFIRDKFKEVGLCEITTSPQGLFSTPFAEISFKPESFFAAWVQQFCNWDKYLEKHYPKILSNWTWNCIVSGQKTSELS, from the coding sequence ATGCTAAATCAAGCCCTCAACTCAAGAAGCCAAAAAGACCAAGCTCTTTTCGACAATATAAGTGAGCAATATTTCAAGAAGGATTTAAATAAGGCATCAAGAATAGCTCGCAAACATAGACTCATACAAACATTAGGCAAGAACAGCACAACCTTAAGAGTATTAGAACTAGGCTGCGGAGCTGGTTTTGGAGCCGAGTATCTGCAAGGACATTACAGTCACTACACAGGAGTGGACTATTCTACTCAATTCATTAATCTTGCCAAACAAAGAAGCCAAGATCCTCAAGTCACTTGGATCTGTTCAGATTTTCTAGAACTCGGTACTGATAGTCAATATGATCTCATCTTTATGATTGGAGTTTTGCATCACGTAGAAGATATCGATGCAGCACTCAGAAAATGCTTTAAGCTTTTAGCACCCGGTGGCATTTTAGTAGTTAATGAACCACAGCCAAATAATTTCTTGATTCACAACATGAGGAAATTAAGAAAAAAACTCGATAGTCACTACTCTTCAGACCAAGAAGAACTTGAATCCCAGTTTATAAGAGATAAATTCAAAGAAGTTGGTCTATGTGAAATCACAACTAGCCCACAAGGCCTCTTCTCAACTCCTTTTGCAGAGATTAGTTTCAAGCCAGAGTCTTTCTTTGCAGCCTGGGTTCAACAGTTCTGCAACTGGGATAAATATCTGGAAAAACATTACCCTAAGATACTAAGTAATTGGACTTGGAATTGTATTGTATCTGGTCAAAAGACTAGCGAGCTTTCTTAA